A window of the Paenibacillus woosongensis genome harbors these coding sequences:
- a CDS encoding GNAT family N-acetyltransferase, giving the protein MEIKAATDSDYKYIVERDRHIAEALVKNKINEHEVFILWESNEEIGWMRFGYFWDNTPFMNMLWIDEEYRGQGHGKKVVLYWEELMRKKGFSSVMTSTQSDEEAQHFYRKLGYKDAGCLMQENAPLELIFTKNIV; this is encoded by the coding sequence ATGGAAATAAAAGCTGCGACAGATTCAGACTATAAATATATCGTGGAAAGAGACAGACATATCGCTGAGGCTTTGGTTAAGAACAAAATAAATGAACATGAGGTATTCATATTGTGGGAGTCGAATGAAGAAATAGGCTGGATGAGGTTCGGGTATTTCTGGGATAACACGCCGTTTATGAACATGCTTTGGATTGATGAAGAATATCGGGGCCAAGGGCACGGGAAGAAAGTCGTACTCTACTGGGAAGAGCTGATGAGAAAGAAAGGCTTTAGCTCTGTCATGACCTCGACGCAATCCGATGAAGAGGCACAGCACTTTTATAGAAAGCTTGGGTATAAGGATGCCGGATGTTTAATGCAAGAAAATGCTCCGCTCGAATTGATTTTCACTAAAAATATAGTGTAA
- a CDS encoding DUF5316 domain-containing protein, with protein MTGIIVSVVLSLSIGFLWEWQQAINITGGIGVIMLLLAGVLNGTFVSGVQMRANREIETAEDKESRNKFSSMFFLWGLPFFLMAIAIFMIVK; from the coding sequence ATGACCGGAATCATCGTCAGTGTTGTATTATCATTGTCTATAGGCTTCTTATGGGAATGGCAACAGGCCATAAACATTACGGGCGGAATTGGAGTTATCATGCTGCTGCTAGCAGGCGTTCTCAATGGGACTTTTGTTAGCGGGGTTCAAATGAGAGCCAATAGAGAGATAGAAACGGCGGAGGATAAAGAGTCTAGAAACAAGTTTTCTTCTATGTTTTTTCTATGGGGACTCCCTTTTTTCCTGATGGCAATAGCCATTTTTATGATCGTAAAGTGA
- a CDS encoding class III lanthipeptide has translation MNDVLALQQLAAIPEEQEAFPITITWTVTTTAATWSTVSNHC, from the coding sequence ATGAATGATGTGTTAGCGCTGCAACAATTAGCTGCAATACCAGAAGAGCAAGAGGCATTTCCAATTACAATTACATGGACTGTAACGACTACAGCAGCAACTTGGTCGACAGTAAGCAATCATTGTTAA
- a CDS encoding VOC family protein yields the protein MNSFISKPITGAMYYVKDLESACQWYCHTLGFSLGEHDFNLNPM from the coding sequence ATGAATTCATTTATCAGCAAACCAATTACAGGCGCTATGTATTATGTTAAGGATTTGGAGTCAGCTTGCCAATGGTATTGCCATACTCTGGGTTTTAGCTTAGGGGAGCATGACTTTAATTTAAATCCAATGTGA